From the Theobroma cacao cultivar B97-61/B2 chromosome 2, Criollo_cocoa_genome_V2, whole genome shotgun sequence genome, one window contains:
- the LOC18609588 gene encoding GDSL esterase/lipase At5g14450, whose translation MDGARPGIRISRRWKTASAWASRKNVKTFAIAAFFAVAFSLFLLSAKQRSVGQFNGCDFPAIFNFGDSNSDTGGKSAAFGRIPLPNGNTFFHKPAGRYCDGKLIIDFIAEKLGLPYLGAYLDSIIANFQHGANFATAGSTIQSLDARMFKQGFSPISLDVQLLQFEQFKERINELYKEGLNSNIKSKLARPEDFSRALYTFDIGQNDLSAAFKSMTEKQAVQSVPGIINQLAQAVKRLHHQGARTFWIHNTSPIGCLPYQVLDYPPQTENMDQNGCIRSHNEVAQEFNRQLKERVSQLRMQLPDAVLTYVDIYSAKYSLISEAKKHGFANPLTYCCGHYRDILCWRKKIVNGTEILGTSCGNPSAYISWDGIHYSHAANLWVANKALDGLFSDPSTPITEACHMPLRL comes from the exons ATGGACGGGGCAAGACCCGGTATTCGTATCAGTAGGAGATGGAAGACTGCTTCTGCTTGGGCTTCAAGAAAGAATGTAAAAACGTTTGCAATAGCAGCCTTCTTTGCTGTTgccttctctcttttcttgcTCAGTGCAAAGCAAAGGAGTGTTGGTCAATTCAATGGTTGTGATTTTCCGGCCATATTCAACTTTGGAGATTCGAATTCAGACACCGGCGGAAAGTCTGCTGCATTCGGCCGGATTCCTTTGCCTAATGGCAATACCTTCTTCCATAAGCCAGCTGGGAGATATTGCGATGGGAAACTGATCATTGATTTTATAG CTGAGAAACTGGGACTGCCATATTTGGGTGCGTATCTGGACTCAATAATTGCAAACTTTCAGCATGGAGCTAATTTTGCTACAGCAGGGTCTACAATTCAGTCACTGGATGCCAGAATGTTTAAGCAAGGGTTTAGCCCTATTTCTCTTGATGTACAACTTTTGCAATTTGAACAGttcaaagaaagaataaatgaGCTATACAAAGAAG gTTTGAACTCAAACATCAAAAGCAAGCTTGCAAGACCAGAGGACTTCTCACGCGCATTATACACATTTGATATTGGACAGAATGATCTTAGTGCTGCATTTAAGTCAATGACAGAGAAACAGGCTGTGCAATCTGTTCCGGGAATAATTAACCAGTTGGCGCAGGCTGTAAAG CGACTACACCATCAAGGAGCAAGAACATTCTGGATACATAACACCAGTCCAATAGGCTGTTTGCCCTACCAGGTTCTAGATTATCCTCCACAAACTGAAAATATGGATCAAAATGGTTGCATAAGGTCTCATAATGAGGTCGCTCAAGAATTTAACAGGCAGCTTAAAGAGAGAGTTTCCCAACTCAGGATGCAACTCCCAGATGCAGTACTGACTTATGTTGACATTTACTCAGCTAAATATTCTTTAATCTCTGAAGCAAAGAAGCATG GATTTGCAAATCCACTTACATATTGCTGTGGGCATTATCGGGATATACTGTGCTGGAGGAAGAAAATAGTGAATGGGACGGAAATTTTGGGGACTTCATGCGGCAACCCTTCAGCTTATATAAGTTGGGATGGCATTCATTATTCCCATGCTGCAAATTTGTGGGTAGCTAATAAGGCTCTTGATGGATTGTTTTCAGACCCTTCAACCCCCATTACTGAAGCATGCCACATGCCTCTTCGTTTGTAA